TTCAAAATTCTCAATTATGGGAATGAAGCGTACAGCTTACGAAGTATCACCAGCAACTACCGTTACACCTGCTGAAGATGCCATTGTCTTTACATCACTTTCTACTGGTGACATTTTAATTGATGGTCAAGCCAAAGCGGGTATGTGTGTCACACAGCTGGACCTAACAATTGATAATTCGATGCAGGTTCAAAAGTGCCTGAATTATGAAAATAATATCAGTGCAATCCTTGAAACTCTTATGAAGGGTACAGGTAATTTCACGGTTGCTTGGTCTAAAAATACTGCTGAGTTGTATGAAAATCAGTTTTTAAATGAGCCGATTAGTCTTCAGTATTCACTAAAAGACAATAAGGGTAATAAATACACCTTGTTGCTTCCAAAATTAACAGTTTCAGCACCATTACCAAGTGGTGGTGCGGGCGATGTTTTGAATACTCAGTTTTCATTTACAGTGGCAGATGAAGCACCAACCTTAACTCGAATTCCAGTTGCAGCTCCTTAAGAGCTGTTTTTGAGGTATTAACATGGCTTTAAAAGTAGCAATTAAAGAAAGCAAAGAAATTTCATTGTGGCGTGAATACAAGGATAAGGAAGGTACAGTATTAGCACGTTTTAAAATTCGTGGTATTGAATATCAGGCGTATCAAGTAGCATTAGAACGCGCACAGAATCAGATTGTGTCCAAAGGTTATGATGTTAGAAAAGCCTCTGCCGATGACAAGGTGTGGTATCAGCTCACAATGGAAGCCGTGGCATGTCACCTGATTGAGGATTGGGAAGGCATTGAGTTTGAAGAAGGTGAAGTTGTTAAGGAGCAACCATATTCTGAAGAAAATGCAACTAAGTTGTTTCACATGGGGGATTTGGGTTGGCAGATCTGGGGCTTTGTAAAGTCTGAGGCTGAAAAGATTCAGAAGGAAGCGAATCAAATCAAGGAAGATACTTTGGGAAAGTCCGAAGATTGTACCACCACCAAACCCTCAAATGGGGCACGGAAAAGAGTCGCGAAGTCTACGAAAAAATCGGTGTCAAACCGCCAGACTACATAGATCCACCTAAATATTCTTATACTGCACATACTGTATTACATGCTTACAACATGATTGCACGTTCTAGAAGATATGAGCAGGGTACGCCGTTGGCATTAGGCATTGCGGATATTGAATCATATTTAGAATTACATGATTCTCCTGTTGAACTGTATGTCTTTGTTGAATGTGTTTTGATGTTGGATAATTTATTTCTAGATCAAGCTTATAAGAAGAAGTGAGTTGTATTAAGTCATTTTACAACTTTATTAAATATGATTTTGGAATTTAAAAATCAATAATTGAAAAAGCAAAAACCCAAGATGTGGAGTCTTGGGTTTTTTTGTTTTCAACCCACAATGCACACTTGAGGATCTAAACATACATGAATTTTAACCTAAATATGCAGGTTGATAAAGTGATGAATAAGTTATCAGAAAGTAAGCCTTTAAGAATCTAGTCTTACATAATTACATCTTTGATCATTATTGGAGTGCTCGCATGGCAGACACCACCAATTATTTTAGCTGTGGTTGAGTTGATTAAGGTTATTAGATAAACCGTAAAATAAAGCATTTTGGGATGGTTGTTAAAAATAACAGCAGATATTTCTATGTGGCGATTAGCATCTTTATTGTCAGATGCTGAAATAAACTAATCAAATCAATCTTGTTTTTTAACTCTACTTTCTTTAATTTGTCATAATTGAATGTTAGGTTGTGCAAAATTATTGCGAGTAGTGAATAATGGGAATTAATCTGAAAGAATTCAATAAACGCATTGAAGAGTTTAAACGTACTGGTGAAGAGCCTAAAGAGATCGTAATTGGCTATAAAACGTATTCAAAGCTAATGAAAGAAGAAAGTTTTATTGATCATCTTAGTAAAGACCAAAATGATCCAATGGTTCGCTATTATCAGGGTATTAAAATTAAAATGATTACAGAAAAGCATTATCTTGAAATTAATTAAAAAAACCACCGAAATGTGGTTTTTAATTATCGTATTTAGATCCCTATAAATTACTTTTCAGATGCAGCCTGTTCTACGGGTGTAGGTTGTGGCGAGTTGATCTGTTCTTGTTGAGCAATTTTAGCTTTATGACTAGGCATATAATCAGGTTCATGAGACATGGCTAAATAGAGAAAAGTAAAAAATATAGTGGTTATAAGAGCGATAATGGCAACAAACTTCCACCCTAATGTGGTTGATTCTAAATGGTCTGATGAGGAGGTTTTTTTCATAAAAATGCCTAAAGAGCAA
The DNA window shown above is from Acinetobacter piscicola and carries:
- a CDS encoding phage tail tube protein — translated: MSSGAKQTTPYGIESAPGVIATTWKTLAFTSNGLDAAAQTTESQTIKDSRVAAGSMVTGIEVTGDVETEFAYGIQDDLLEGVAFNQWLNNVLTFGGTTRKTFSIIRGFTDIDNYQVFTGCHINQWSLSIPDSGIVTSKFSIMGMKRTAYEVSPATTVTPAEDAIVFTSLSTGDILIDGQAKAGMCVTQLDLTIDNSMQVQKCLNYENNISAILETLMKGTGNFTVAWSKNTAELYENQFLNEPISLQYSLKDNKGNKYTLLLPKLTVSAPLPSGGAGDVLNTQFSFTVADEAPTLTRIPVAAP